The following DNA comes from Diorhabda carinulata isolate Delta chromosome 3, icDioCari1.1, whole genome shotgun sequence.
AAACAATATGAAATGTATCAGATAATTTACTTTATTATggttaaataagaaaaaaataagtagacaaaaatgaatattttatttaatacatcAAAATATACCAAACTGAGGTTTTGAGTTTAAGACCTACcttcatttttagttttatcatCTTTAAGgatatctaaaattttattgatcccaattttgtgaattatattACAGGCTTCCTCATTTTCATAACAAATGTTTCCAAGAGCCCTCACagaattcaaaataacatcAGGATCTTTGTCCTCCAATAAATCTGTTAacgaatttattaatttgtcaTCTGTGCATACTTTTCGATTTGACTCTGTTCGTGCAGTTTCTGCTATTACTTCtgttgataattttatgatttctgTATTATTGTCGAATTTTAGTAAATCTTTCACTAAGTCTACATTAGTAAGTATAACATCTGTTTGTGACAATAAAACTTTCAAGTTTTCAATGATCTTGCTTTCATTTCTTTCGCCAATAGCTTTCATCAAGTTTTGTAGAATATCCgacattatttacaatattcatGCACTTGACTACGGTCAATAATTCCGACCTAACCTCTATTTCctacataaataaaaagtgataCAGTGAGTACGTTCCACTTATCGTCTGTTTGACTGACTTGAAAAAGTCGTTGTAGGAGGAAGTTATAGGTAAAACATACATATGGAGcactatatatttacaatatgaatcaaaatttgcAGTTTGGAATAAATATCTAGCATTAATTCAATATGGATTCCCATAAATTTCTCGTTACGTTTTTAATATGGAGGGTATAGAGAAGGTAAAAATCGATGGCGCCACATTAACATCTgggtaaattaaaaaaaaaacgccaAATATTATTCACACAAACAGACTGCATTATCACTGGAACGTTGGCAGGGGATTGTAAATAATGCCTTGAATTCGTAGTTATTGTTTGATGATCGATCAGTTTCAATCTAGGCAAGGACTCCTCTTCCACAAAGCATTCTTTGTCTGACTTATTAATGTTTTCTGGATGCGATAACAATAACGTCAATAATCAACTTAAATGAAATGATACAATGGTACTGCAATCTTTGTGATCATTACGTACCCAATTGTACAGTCTGGTTTATATAACACTTTGCTACGTTACATATAAACAAGGGTAACAACtctgtttatatatataaaggtCATTCCTAAAATATATGTACCATATCCCATATGAAAGTGTTCCTATTTTGCCCAGAAAATTACACAACGCGTCTGTTTCTCTCTCAGCTTTGTTAtaagttgatgaaaaaatgtttttgtatctttttccTCACATCCAAGAATGTGAGAGAActgaatgatatttttttctattaaaatggaaaaatatcatGAACTTGTTTGATAGTGTGAGAAACACTATTAGACATCtaaatttttcgttataatatatatatacatagaaTTTAGGATGTAATTTAGCGTGtccatttttttagaatatatttttaaattttcaaataagatAAAGAAGAGGtatgtcaatgtcaaaatatagcgggaaatgagaaataaataataaatttggaaattgaatgtttttggTATAGTTTATTTTGTTGACCttctaataagttttttaatcGGATACAATTTACTGAATCTGGAAgtatattttgagaatataaatGGAATTCTTGGAACCGGAACATCAAAAAACCTATGAAAAATGCAAGTATATCGTGAAAATATGGGAAcataaatttcagaaaaaatacaaaagagtTCCTTCAAaagtaatattaatattttttagtaaaatccTTATTAATACATATACAAATTTTAGCTTGATATTAAAGAAGCTTCCAGAGAGGTGAGGAATGCGTATcgtaagtatttttatttgaaaactgcTATACTTGAACAGAGTTTTAAAGGCGTCGAAGGTTTTGAAGATCTTGAAAGCGAAAATGATGGAGAAGAAACGACAATTGATCCTACTGTAACAAATTTTCCGGACGATTCTATAGCAGTGAATACAGAACATTCTAATAATGAAGAAACCACAATTTCTTCTACTTCAAAAGATCTTATGAACAGTTCAGTTGCAGTAAACCCCATTAATGAAGATGTTTGGGGATCCCATTTAAATATCAAGcaatatgaaaataaagtcAATAAGGAGGAAGAGAAACCTAACTTAAAtttaaacatatcaaaaaaattattttgtggcTCAAAATTCACCAAAAGAAACCCAAGAAAATCTTTGGGTccatcacaaaaaaataaaacaacttttgaAAAAGCAACTTTAACTCAGCCTACTCCTTCTTTTTCGAGTTTCTCAAGTGAAGAAGCTTTAACTTCTTTACAAAATGATTATACAGAAAGTTTGTTCATGGGTGTATCACATTCAGTTGGATCCCTGTCGCAACCGTTAAACGTAGTGCAAACCTTTGCAAATGCTAATGGGCCAAAATCTTTGAAAAGTGTTGATAAGGAATGGTTAAGAAGGATTACTCAGGTTACAAAAACGTTACTTGAAGGTTCAGATGATTTGAGAGGTATGTTAAAAATGTATTAGATAATACCAATACCTAGTGTAAGTTATTTGAGCTGAACAGTTTACATATACtccaatatattattgtttatttataaatttatgaatattttcgtaatacaatctaaaaattttatgtattaagAGTATCCTGTATAGATATTTGTTATATGTATTCCCTTGTGTTTATGTACTAACCTATTCGAGACTCAAAAACAAATAGTACCTACAGTAATTTGTTACTATTTcattactgaaaaaaaattagttgctCTGATCCCTAACTAATTAACCCCTGCAGGCAGAAAAATTCTATGGTGGAACACATTAACAGGAGTAGGAGAGGTTGaatgtttcttagtttttttgtGATAACTAAAGATATTCTTCTGttaatccatttttttaacACTTTATCGACTGAATtctgtattattaaaatataaaaaagttggagattataaaaattgatattattggCGCAACATCTCAAAATTCTTGATTTACAAGTTTTCTAAGGGTAACAGAACTAATCACTTATTCTCTGGTATAATGCTCCATTTCTGATAGCTTAAAATTGAATGTGGAAAAGTCTTAACAATTTGTTGGTGACGGTcataaactatcaaaaaatagattaatagAAGAATCTCGTTAGTTATCAAAACAAAACTAAGAAACATTACTACCCCCTAATGCAGGGGTTAATTGGTTAGTTTTGCAGTAAtcaattagtaataaaatatttacaagcgAAAACACCGTCACTTAAcgataataactaaaaaaattgtcgCTCCCTGTTAAGGATTGCAACACAAAAGGGGTTTGATGCTTGGAGCATAGGAAGTCTATGAGCTAGAGCCGAGTGATAAATTAAGGTGTGAAAAAATGTCGTTATCTATTCTAGATCGCAAGATAAACCTGTGCCTCGCTAACTTAACGCTTAAGCTGGCGAGGCTAGGGTTAATTAGTTAGGGGTTAGAGCACTTCATTTTTTGGAGCTCCATTTTCTTTTCAATCCATTATTTCCGCCTCGCTGGCTTAATAGACGCCCCATCAAGTCTGCTTTAAACTATGTAATAGTAATGCAGAATAATTGACTTgactttgtttattatttttttatatgagacATTCTTTACATAATCAATAgacacaaatataaataaatagttaagGCATTCTATTATCGATTATTCAGGTGAATTGTATCAAATATGTTTTTACtgttaattattttcagttgataatGTTGAATTAACCAAATTGGATTATGACAGTGAAgatgtaattgaaaattctgatgAAGAAGATTCTTACAAATCAATTCCTCCACTTCATGTTGCAAAAAAACGAAAAGTTGATATTAGTCCCGGctctcaaaaaattgaatcaaaaattcaaaacaaaactgaTGAAACTGAAGATAATACACCACATAATGTACCTCAacctgaaaaaattgaaaataaattaacagtagaaaatgaaaatattctagTTTTAAATCAATCAAGTACCAATTTAGCAGTGGTCAACAGTACATATGAACAAACAGATAAAACAGATACTATaattacatcaaaaataaataaaagtgaaacTACAACAACGTCAAATaccaaaactaataaaaaaatcaaaagcgACAAAGAGTTcgtcaataaaaacaaaacacatgTAGCAGGTAAACAACGAGCTAAAACATCCAAGAAAAATCCAACAcccaaaaattttacaaaagcTACACCAGTATCACAAAGAAGATCTTCAAGAAAAACTAAAGTAAAATCTAGCTTCCAAGAATTTTCAAGTAGTGAAGAAGATGCTTTTCATACAGATACTGATGAAAAAGATCCAGAATATGAATTGAGtgccaaagagaaaaataagaGCGAATTGCAAGATGAAGATGAACAAATtccaaagaaaaacaaaatttcaaaatcgtctaaaaaatctaataaaagaACAGTTGATACAAACAATTTACTAGATGAGGGAAATGATAAATATGATTTagaattttccattaaacctCGAATAGTTGCTCCCAGATATGATAGTGtcaagaatattttaaaagagaacaaaattttaataagagGTCAAAGTTCTAAGGAGAGCAATAATgatgaaacatcaaaacatgaaagtaagttgatatttttctaaataattacactcaaatttttttcaatagaaagaaatttcaaattatttatttgaattgattcttatctaaaaaaattacaattgcaggaaataaaatcaacttaaaGTTGTTCCTTTGAATTTGATTCTATATATGTagtgaaatttaattttaagatTCTCTACTACTTACTAAGAGgcaatagataataaaattgcaaaatCCTCATACTTTATCactgattattaattaatttgattatttttatactcaaaaaagaaacaaatttgaaaatgtgttacaactataaatatttacaataataatggTGGAATGGTGTTGCGGGCAGAGGactgaaaataaaactgtccaaaagttttttaaaatccTTGATATAGATCAAATAAAATAGGcattggcattttaaaaaacacttggacagttttattttagcTCCTCAACCggcaacaccattcgaaatttcATACTAGGAAGCACAATAAGATCAATggcatttataataattgtactTTTTTAGACAAAATCAAGAACAAACAGCAgctaaatgaagaaaaattacttcaaaagaTATCTTCTGGAAGTTTGAACGACAATTTTATCCGCATAAACatcaaaaagaaagtttttgttAGGGGAAAAACTGGAATGAATTTTAGTAGGTATAAAAAATCTCAGTGGAAAAAAGCCAAAGCTCTTTCTGGTCCAGATATGGACATGGGCGGTTGTGATGGTGGTATGCTGACTTGTTTTAATTGTGGGCAAGTTGGTCATTTTGCTCAAAAATGCAAAGCTGGAAAAGGCGATTCTCTGCTAGCACTGGATGCTGAAACTGAGGAAGTTTGTCCTTTCCCTACTTTAGAAGAAGCATCAAAAATGGCATTAGAAGGAAATTTAAACATAAGGAAACCAAAATTAGCCCTAAAGGAAATAAAACACAATGAAAATGACGGTGGAGGACATTCTAGCGACAATGAAATGTTTGAAGACGATTTCAATTGTGAAGAGTTGTTAACAGAAACTATAAAACTCGAAGAATATGCCAAAAAATTAGATGTCAAAATGTACTTGGATACTGTTACAGTAGTTGAAccttattataaattaaatgaaaataatgaaatcattGGTAAgaattttctacttttataaTTAAGGACGTAATTTTAAATCAGACGCGAAAAAAAGGTGGGTGGTAGTTGGTAACCATGTTAAATCTACTATAATACATTACACAGAAAAACTAACCCATTGgtttattctgaaaaaataaaaggtaGGTCAGAGTCATGTAACTGATGTAATTCATGAACAATTTTTGGAGCTACAAGCATTAAGACAGAAGACTACTTTGCTTCTTCAATATATTATGTGGCACTacgttggaatttctgaaaccgtgatattcatattgaacacactgtttactccATCACTCAAAATttcactgtctgacgcgcgtttcgataaccaagctatGGTCTTGAGGTGAACAGTTCAAtcactgaagacgataacttggttatcgaaagtATTGTGTGGTACTATCAATGTAATAATACATAAAGGATGAGATTTTTAGAGCTTGATTTGATACCCATATTGCCTGAATTGGGCATCAAAAAAACATGTGCAAAAAAATGCATGTGTACAGTTGTCTTTAAACTGAGAAGATCACCAATGGTTCTGGTTCTCAAATAAATAGAGATTTTGCTTTTCTGGCAGTTTACAGATATGCAAACAAAAGGAGGTGCAATACTGTACACATCTTAATGTTCACTGGGATAATATCTACGTATTAGAACCCCTAATTTTCACCTTGAAATGAACAATATCCAAGCACCTGTTGAAAGCCCTGATCTCAATTCAATAGAGCATATTTTGGTAGAGTTGATAGTCGCCTGATGGGCTTATTAAATCGGCCTCAGAATTTACATGAGATATCTTTTGaacttattgaaatataaaataaggtAGGAATGATTGATGCCAGAAGaggaaataaatcaaaataggttatttttttagttttacttaTTTGCCACAATAATTCACTATCTAAATTTAACTGGGGTttatatttgacaaaattacttttcagtttatataattatataatttttttactttgttaactatgaaaaaatttatacttttCTATATATACAGATGTCAATGacaatttccaaaatatcacattaatttttaaataaagaatgTATAGATATGATCAACAAGATATcttgataataatttgaaaacgttATTCGACAATAAGTATTTTGTATTAAGCTCATGCTCTCGTTTAACtggaatttgaataaaattaccAAGCAGGCAGATACATAGGTCTATTAAACATTGATATCAGATGTATTCTTGtttataaactatatatttgtgcagcaaaaacaaaattccAGATACTCCCGATGAAGTATTTCAAAGTCTGAAACAATTTGGCCACTCCTCATTCCGACCGGGTCAAGAACGTGCAATAATGCGAATTTTATCTGGAAAATCAACTTTGGTAACGCTTAGTACAGGATCTGGTAAAAGTTTATGTTATCAGTTACCTGCATATTTGTACTCCAAAAGAGAACCATGTATATCCTTAATTATATCTCCTCTAGTATCTTTGATGGATGACCAAATTATAGGTACGTatcacatcactcaataagtaagaaaaatacatatttttgtcaaaaatcgattacATTTCTCAATTTTATCTCCTCCAAGAGGCGTGCTGTAGAAGGATTTGCTTTTGCCTTAAAATAGACCTCACTTTCAGCAATTGCAAATCTGGACTATAAGGTGGATAAGGAAGCAAGTCGAAGTGTTATTCGACTtatgaatcggtgcattgttttgatgttttttcttcgacatatgaggccgttatTCCCTGATGTTTGCAAGTAAAACAATCCAGCACTATGTGGCATTCGATAATGATTGTCTCctcttttggagatagtcgatggaCAATATTCCATatgcatcccaaaatactgaagccataaccttgcCAGCTGGCTTACAATTAAATCCAATAAAAACCTATTTTTGTGATcagtttattcaattatattatttaattctatttttattgcatgaaaattttgttgaaataactGTTCccatctaaaaatatattttaaaggtATACCTAAGTTTATGAAAGCTGCATGTCTTCATTCAAATCAGACAGCTGTACAAAGAAAAAAGATTATGGAAGCAATTTCAATGGGAGAATTAAGTATTTTATTGGTGTCACCTGAGGCAGTGGTTTCAGGTGAAAAACAAAAAGGTGAGTTAATAATTGGTAACCACATTAGATCCAAATTACATATATTTCACCTCGCCAAGAAATAAGAGAGTTCAATTTAAGGCACTGCTAACCCCAGTTTATTAAAGAGCACAATTACAGTTTGCTACTACTCATTTGACTGAGAAGATTACCAATGAATGTAGGTAATGTTTTAGATTGTACGTATTTGATAATGATCTATGTTTCCCTGTTCACAAATGAGCTAAATAAAGATTTACACAATGCTGCAAGCAAATAAGGTATGCGTATGATGGTTGGTAAGTAATTGTATGAGAACGCATTAACATAGAAGGCCACACCATCATTGAAAAAAGTCGTCTTAATGCTTACAGCTACATTATTGACAAATTAGAACTGAAAGGTTTCTtcgtagaatatttttttctttgtgcTATGCAGTGCTTCTTGAGGATGCAATTCAATACTCGCTCTCAAGCTCTGACTCACAATTTACATGAGCTATCtcttcaacaaaatttaatcagaaatgaaatttcaaacatGTCCAACCTATTGATTGCAATATTTTTGAGGACTTGGTTAGGTATGATTTCTTATTAGAAGATAGATTAGTTAaggaataaacaaaataagaaaattattatgacATACCATTATCCAAGTTTTCTATATTGAAATAGTCTTGAAATTTCATTACTCctaatttttttaggttttagttcatttttgagaaaacttcCACCTATCGCCTTTGCTTGCATCGACGAAGCTCATTGTGTGTCTCAATGGTCGCATAATTTTCGACCGAGTTATCTTATGATTTGTAGGGTATTGAGACAAAGTTTAGGTGTAAAAACTATCCTCGGATTGACGGCAACGGCTACGAAAGCGACTCAAAATAGTATTATACAACATTTAGAAATACCAGACGGAGAAAAAGGAGTTATAAAAGATATTCCTTTACCAGATAATTTACAACTTTCTGTTTCTAAAGATATAAATAAGGACAATGCATTGTTGATGTTGTTACTGTCCGATAGATTTAAAGATTGTAATAGCATCATTGTTTATTGTACAAGGAGGCAAGAATGCGAAAGAATTGCTACGTTTTTGAGGACATCACTTAAAAATGAACGACCTACGGGTGAGTATAAATTTTCTTGCAGTTTAtgaaaagcaaatatttatttttaattgatattatcTTGGAgtagattttagaaaaaaaaaacaaatcagtgggaaattataatatttaaccTTCGCATTTTGTAATCAAACTTATTTAGTAGTTGTCACATACATTTCGAGtcattaatttttccttgtttATTATGTTGCAATGCAAATTCTTATCGATATCAAAGTTCTTAAAATAATggctaaaaaatttaattaggaCTCAACTTTTAGTGTTTTTttaagttcaaagttttctattgaaatatagaCACTCTTTTagcatatttcatatatatagaGAGAATTGTTTTGTATTTGTAGAGGAAGGAACTAAAAAGAGGAAACGTATAAGTGTTCAAGCCGAACCATATCACGCTGGTTTATCAGCAAGTCGCAGGAGAGCAATACAAAACGCATTTATGTCTGGTGAACTTAAAATTGTTGTTGCCACTGTAGCATTTGGTATGGGTATAAATAAATCTGATATTAGAGCTGTGATACATTATAATATGCCTAGTAGTTTTGAAAGTTATGTTCAAGAAGTTGGAAGGGCTGGGAGAGACGGCTTAAAAGCGCAGTGCCATGTGTTTTTGGATCCAaaggtaaattatttatattgcaTTCATAATATCTCATCAATTCAATGATATTTCTGGTTATTCTATAATATATGCGGCTTACAGGGGTTTTTATTGTCTGACATAAATTATTCCACATAATCATGTgatcaaaatgtattttatcaTCCCCGTGTACATTGTTCATCATTTTACTAATGAATAGTATTTCCATGAGTGTAGGTATATCCTCAGTATCATCtgcaaaaaatcttttaatCATCTCGACCCATGGGTTTACTtccttttcaattaattaatgcTGACCCAATCTTTTAAACATTGCTTCTTCATTACTTATTATTCTGCGTCTGCGTTTCTACAGGCattctatattgaaaatatttttccattattcaaTTCCTCCACTTAGTTAatcgatttttctaatttcaccCTTTGGtgtctctttttttctttctcatcATCAGCTTATGACTCCTTATTGAGGTTCTTATATCTTAATTCTTAAATCCACATTACGTCGGGTTCTTCGGTTCATTACTCTGCTTTTCGCTTTTTTTCCTATATGATGTGTCTGCATTCTTTATGAAACTATTCCTGGTTCATTTTACTCTCTGTCGCAGTTTCCGTAATTATTGTTCTCGACTTTTTCCAAATCGCGTCTACATCATCATTAACATGCTGAATATTGATATTATGgcatctattattttatttcttagtggTGATCGATACTCATCTGCACGTATGGG
Coding sequences within:
- the LOC130891595 gene encoding ATP-dependent DNA helicase Q4, translating into MEFLEPEHQKTYEKCKYIVKIWEHKFQKKYKRVPSKLDIKEASREVRNAYRKYFYLKTAILEQSFKGVEGFEDLESENDGEETTIDPTVTNFPDDSIAVNTEHSNNEETTISSTSKDLMNSSVAVNPINEDVWGSHLNIKQYENKVNKEEEKPNLNLNISKKLFCGSKFTKRNPRKSLGPSQKNKTTFEKATLTQPTPSFSSFSSEEALTSLQNDYTESLFMGVSHSVGSLSQPLNVVQTFANANGPKSLKSVDKEWLRRITQVTKTLLEGSDDLRVDNVELTKLDYDSEDVIENSDEEDSYKSIPPLHVAKKRKVDISPGSQKIESKIQNKTDETEDNTPHNVPQPEKIENKLTVENENILVLNQSSTNLAVVNSTYEQTDKTDTIITSKINKSETTTTSNTKTNKKIKSDKEFVNKNKTHVAGKQRAKTSKKNPTPKNFTKATPVSQRRSSRKTKVKSSFQEFSSSEEDAFHTDTDEKDPEYELSAKEKNKSELQDEDEQIPKKNKISKSSKKSNKRTVDTNNLLDEGNDKYDLEFSIKPRIVAPRYDSVKNILKENKILIRGQSSKESNNDETSKHENKIKNKQQLNEEKLLQKISSGSLNDNFIRINIKKKVFVRGKTGMNFSRYKKSQWKKAKALSGPDMDMGGCDGGMLTCFNCGQVGHFAQKCKAGKGDSLLALDAETEEVCPFPTLEEASKMALEGNLNIRKPKLALKEIKHNENDGGGHSSDNEMFEDDFNCEELLTETIKLEEYAKKLDVKMYLDTVTVVEPYYKLNENNEIIDTPDEVFQSLKQFGHSSFRPGQERAIMRILSGKSTLVTLSTGSGKSLCYQLPAYLYSKREPCISLIISPLVSLMDDQIIGIPKFMKAACLHSNQTAVQRKKIMEAISMGELSILLVSPEAVVSGEKQKGFSSFLRKLPPIAFACIDEAHCVSQWSHNFRPSYLMICRVLRQSLGVKTILGLTATATKATQNSIIQHLEIPDGEKGVIKDIPLPDNLQLSVSKDINKDNALLMLLLSDRFKDCNSIIVYCTRRQECERIATFLRTSLKNERPTEEGTKKRKRISVQAEPYHAGLSASRRRAIQNAFMSGELKIVVATVAFGMGINKSDIRAVIHYNMPSSFESYVQEVGRAGRDGLKAQCHVFLDPKGRDENELRRHIHSNSIDRFVIRKLLEKIFIPCSCKGECPKHEVAFSIESTVQALDIPEENISTLLCYLELHENKYIELLSPAYTICKVVSYSGPLQIRKVAKDCPPLAMALALHKNKEGSSPNVLEFPVIDVAAAMGWESGICKHKLKNLEWITVNNQPKRSTINVQFSDLGFRLLAPGNLADEKLDEALENLYTRVVEQERTALRQLNAIHQTFLQVATSSFKHCLLEESDSLIKTKVREYFGMPDPLKLVPEIDYPKVDEEQLVADIHAIISMYRDNNFTGRAIARIFQGIQSPNYPAVIWGRCKFWRSHLDKDFHVIAKISAREIVRLR